TTTGCGTAATAAAAAAATCTCTCTTGCTGAAGTGAAGAGTGCTTTAGCCTGGCTTGAAGACAATGATTTTCTGAAATTGGAAACTCACCGAGGAGGCAAAAAATACAAAGCCATTCAATCCTATCTTCGTGGAAGTTCACAGCCCGGTCCACAAAAGTATATTCCATGGCTTGAAAATGCGATTGAGGTTTTAGAAAATCCGGAACAATATAGCCCCCTGCGCGTTCAGTCCTCTACCTTCTCTTTTGACGATAAAACCTTGCTGCAGTTGCAGGATGAGTACACAAAATTTCTTCAACGTACGAAGGAACTCAGTGATCAATCCAGCAATGAAGGAAAGGTCATTGTACTTTATCTTCAAAATTTGTTTTACACGCTCGCCGCCATCGACAATTCCATCGAGGACTCCAAGTAGCGATACAAAATGAACATTTGTCACTCTTGGCAGCTCAAAGGGCGCTTCATGTTTAAATTCGGTGAAAAGACGGTGCGGCGACGAAGAATGTCTAGTTTCGTTTCGCCAATAGTATTTTGCTGAGTGCGATTGATAAAGCTTTGAGTGGCTTTTAAATACAGTTCGAGCAGGACCGTATTCACACAGTCCGCCGTGGTTCCCGTCATTGCGAATTGAAAGCTTGCGGGTTCCACGCGAACATTTCTTCTTGTTCCCATGTAGCCAACAACAAAACGATCGATTTCAAAGTCGGCGTTAGAGTTTGTAAGCAAGACAGTGACTTCTCGGGTCGCTTGATTGATTTTAATCAGACTGCGATCCGTTTTTCTAAGACAGACAAAGTAAGTGCGTGAATTATAAACCTCGCTGCCAGTAACAAAAACAGAAGCTTTTTTATTCGTATTTTCGTTGGCGGCCCCTTTGGGATTGTTTAAGAAGACGCTTATATAATTAAAGAACACGGGATTTCCGAAGCTATCGACCTTCGGTAAATCATCGTAAGGATCCGTCGGTGAATTCAAATGCATAACATGTCTGCTGACCTCATAACGGCGAATGTAACGACGGTCGGCATCGACAATCACAATTTCTTTGGGTGCTTTACTTTGCGTGAACAAAGAAGTCGCGAGATTCTCCGTGCTGATGCGCAACTCATCTTTAGGAAGATTTTTTCCAGAACTATCGACCTCGGACCATGCTCTTAAGGCGCGTTCGGAAGGAGTTTTACGATCAAGGCTTGTGTAGCGAAGGACCGGAGCTCCGGTCGTGTTTAAGCATTCAGCAGGTTCTGACCCGGCATCAATAGATGTGATTCCAATGTAATCGCGCGAACTTTCTTCTTTAGGATCAATGCGAACCACATTGCGAAGATCGCCTTCGATATCTTTTAAGGCCGAAGACATTTCAAATTGGCCAGAGCTCCAGACTTCCAAATTTTTATGCTCTGAAAAGAACTGATGCAAAAGGTACGTCGCCGTGCTGATGACCAGAGCGGAAAGTCCAATTGCTAAGAGTAGTTCGACGACGGTGAAACCTTTTCTCATGTTTATCTCTTAAAAATAGTCATTTGACTGTGTAGAAGACTTTGTCCGGCGCCTTTGTTCTGAGCGCGCACATGTAAAACGACTTTGCGTAAATAATCCGAATAAACCGGAAGCTTTAATGAACTGGTGCTAAACGTGGCATCAGCTGAACCCGCGTTCGTTGTTTGCCAAATTATTTGGATTTCATTTTCCTGCGGATTCGCGATGCCGCACATTTCGGAATTTCCACTCACCAAAGTTTCAGAGACGAAGTTCCCCTGGAAATTATAAGTGCGATAAAGACATCTTCCCAAAGGAGGAAGGTCTGCGTATTGAAGACCTTTTAATTCAATCACATTGTTAGTCAGAATTTCCTTTAAAAGAGTGGAGTGATCGATCTGAGACTTGTGTGTTCTGTTTGATAAAGTGAGAAATAAAAAGACGCTCACACTCACCATTGAAATTGCAACGGCAGCCATGACCTCGACGAGAGTCATTCCTTTTGTGTTATGGATCTTGAGTTGGAACTTCTTCATAAGGAATCCTAATTCGACTGCGCTTCAAGAATGGGTTGTTCAACACCGACAATAGAGCCGACGTCTCGATAGTTTAAAGCCGGAGAGCTTTGAATAAAGATATAGCGACCATTGTTGACTGACGGTGTGGCGGCGCGAATATCAAATAAATCCGTGGGCGAAGATGGAACTCGGTAAGCCATATTGCTAGGCATGCAAGACGTGCCCTGTGGCACTCCTTGATAGTAGCTAGGAGAATCCCATGTGTAAGTTTTGTGAGAAAGATCGAAAGCATTGTAATCCGTATAACGACTTTCAGAACCTAGGTGAGAAGGGGAGCTAATATCCCTTTTCCCTGGCGGAGTTGCAGAATCAAAACTGAGATGAATACGAATGCCCGTGAAATAAACTTCCGATTCTTCGCGACTGCTTGTAAGTCCGCGCTGTTTCCAGAAAACTTCGGGATAATATATTCTCGGAAAATCATTGTTATTCCCGCCATAATAATTGGAGCCTTTAGGAGGAATGGGAGAGTTCGCCATGCTATGATAAGGAGGAATTTTCGCCGTTATCACAAAAGGCTGACTTGTGGAGCTGGGCTCTAAGGTGTATCCGCCGGTATTGATCATGCAAAGATTAGAGGGAAGTTGATCTGCAGAGGAGTCGGGACCACTCCAAAGCCCTCGAAGATAAAAAGGTTTTGTGGCACTCACGTTGGAACCCGTGATGATACCTATGTTGTTCAAAATAAACTTTCGATAACCGTATTTGAACCCGTCATCTTCATATCGCGTGTCTGTCAGGTTGTGATTGATGGGATGAATTTTTCCCGAAGAGGACGGCCACATTTGATGCAGACGCGACGGCGTTAAAGGTTGATACTGTGGACTTAATAAATGAATTTGTTCCGGAGAAAGAATCACCAAAGGCAAAGAGGCTTTTTGCGCCGCCGGTACAGGCGTACTAATATCTTGATTAAAGGCCACCTCACGCAGTCTTTGCGGATCGCTATTTAAAGGAGACGTTAAATCTTGCTGAAACCCGCGAAGGGCTAAGGTGTCTTCGCTCACGATCCAAAGAGAAAGATTTTTTCGGGGAATATTATTCGGCAGTGCCGACATCATCAAACCGCGGGCATCCGTTTGGGCAATTTCCGAAGGAACTTTAAGATAAACGATTCTTCTTAGAAGACGATCCTTTTTCGAAGGATCCGAAAGATCCGCCACGTTAAAATTACTAAGACCAATGGAATCCAAGTTAATGCGGGAAGTGGAAGAGCAAGCAAGACCTGCACCTTGAGATGCATATTTAGTAACAAATCGTTGATCCCAGATGTCGCAGTCCGAATAGGTATTTGTCGGATTGGAAATGACAATGCCACACTGTTTGGCGTCTTCTTCAAGGGCCTCAAGATTATCCCAACTCATTTTTGGTGCGGGAATTTCTTCAGCATCTTTCGTAAAAAGAACTCCTTCGAGGCCCGCATTGCGTCTCCAGTTTGCAAATCCATTCGGAAAGTCTTCAGAATTTGAACAGTGTTTTTGGTTCGCTCCATCTTTCGCAAAGCACGTGTAGTCGGCACGCACGCCGTAATTGTTTAGTCCCGCATAAGCATAATTAAAAATAGAATATCTGTCGGGGTTGTTAAAATACCCGCCAGAGTCTGTAGCCGACCACGCTTCCAGAGGCGGATTTCCACTAAAAAGAGCAATGGGATAAATTTCTTTACTCACCGAGGCTTGGGTTTGCGGAACCGGGCTTCCGGTTTTTACCTGGCTTTCTAAGTCCGTGGCCTTTTGCAAATCTTTGGTGATGATAGCGTAGCCCGGTCCAAATTGCGGATGATATTTCGGTTTAGTTCCCCACGGATAAGCGTAAGGCGCTAACAACGCGGTGAGATTGCCTTGGCCCGGATTCGGTTCAGGAACAGCATGCAGACGGTACTCAATGCCTCCGGCAAGCTGGACACGATCGCCTTGAATGATGGTTCCAAACTCAGCCGGCCATCCAGCGGGACTTCCGTTCCAGTCTAGCTCGGGGTTCGGGCGATGAATATTTCCTCCTAATTGGAGCAAGCCTTTAACATAGATACGACGATCACGAGCAATCAAAGCAGAAGGAGAGGTCGCACCATAAAGACGTTCGAGACTGACGTTTTGGTTATTGCCGGAGAAAAGCAAATAGTCGGAGACATCGAGAACTTTGATACGTTTTTTAAAAACAGCTTTAAGACCGGCATACTCACCGCGTGCAAGAAGCTCATAGTTTTTTGTGGAGTAGTTGTAAGTAGCGGTGACTTTCCAAGTAAGACCGTTGGGAAAACTTCCTTCGGTTTCAAAATTTTCTGCTTTCAGGCATTGGTTGTCGGGTGGCGGATCCCATAAGCGACGAGCGAGAGCCGCTTCCATCACGGCAAAAGAGGAAATGGTCGCTTCATTCAAAAGGACTTGGTCGAAATCACGAGTTTTAAAAGTATAATCGCGCTTGAAGATATCAGCCGACGTCAGAATAAAAATAGAACCAATAATACTGAGAACGGAAACCAACAGAATTGTTGTCTGTCCCTTTTTTCCGATGATACCAAAGATGCCCATAGCTTAGATTAACATGAGCATGTTTGGTTCAGAAACTAATCTGCAAAAAACCGACTTGGAATGAGAATTCTAGACTTGAATTCGGATTTCTTTCGTTCCCAAAAATTATCGAACACTTATGGATCAGTCAGCTTTCCTCTTAGATTCACGTACTCTTCCATCGCATTCACGATGTGATAAAGTGAGCTGGCCTTAGCGGTGTTCCCGTTGAATTCATCTTTTTCCGAAAGCATGTCGTACCAAAGACCTTTCTTTGGTGTTCCAAAGAACTTGAAAAGAGTTTCAAGGGCCTCATCAGCGGCTTTCGCATATTGAGGTTGTTCTTCTTTGGAGACTTCTGTTCCCAAACGAACTGCCGCTTTGATGCGCTCACATTGTGGCCAGAAGCGGGAAGATTGAGTTTTCGGAGTGTAGTCACTCCACATTTCATCAAAAGCGATTTTTCTTGTCGGCGATGTTCCGTGTTTTTCAGCAAGTGAAAACAACTGATGGCGTATGGATTTTAAATTCTGACCTGTGAGTCCTTCGTAAAGGAACATCAACCAAGCCCACTCATACTGATGGCCTGGCTCATAAATGAATTTTCCGTTTTCGCGCAGATGATTCCAGTTTTCATCGAAGTATTCGCCTAAAACACCAGAACTTTTATCGATAAACTTGGTTGTCGCTAAAGTCACAAGTTCATGACCTAAATCTTTCCAGTCTTGATCATTGCGATCCACCGTCATCCACGCAATCGCGGATTCAAAAAGATGCATGTGTGGATTTGACTTGTAAGAGACGCCATTTTTTTCATCAATCTCTGTGTAACCGCCACCAGCGACTTTGCGATCTTTTTGCAAATAATGAAACAAAGCCTTTGCGCGGTCTTTGATCTCTTTATTGGGTTCAATCGCATAAGCTTGTGCCAATCCAAAAAGTGCAAACGCTTGCGTGTACAAATCAGGGTTTTTACTTTTAGGAGTTCCATCCGGATTGACAGAGTAAATAAAAGCGCCGGAAGGGCTTGAGAATTTTTCGATCATGTAGCGTGTTCCCTGACGAACAGCTGCGGCGGCGACTTCCTTAGAAACACATTCAAGGTTTGCGCCAGTAAGAAAAGAATAAATCTGACGAGCTTGCACCATCGCACGGCGAGGCACATCCATGGGTTCGCCTTCAAAAGTGAGACTTTCAACAAAGCCACCTTGTTTTGTATCAATGCCTTTAGAAGACCAAAGAGGATACACGTCTTCAGTAAGCCACTTTTTAGATTTTTCGATAAACTGATTTGATTTTGCAGACATAAAAAACTCGCGCCAAAGTATGTTTGAGACTCTATCTCATCATTGGCGCGAGTTGATGTCCACCTTATTTCAATTGAACTTGGGCGGAACGGATTTGGTTAATATAATTCACGATTTCTGTTTCTGTGGCCTGGCGCGCTGGATTTGCGGATTTAGTGCTTTTTGCAACTTGACCATTTTTAACGATCTTCATAATGGTTTCATCCACAACGATATCGTGACCAGCGCGAGTTAAAATGGCGCGGGTATCCAGGACCGCTTTCACGTAGCGTTTCATCTCGGAAACTTCAACGTCATTGTATTTAGAGAAATCCAATGTCCATTTCATTCCCAAAAGACCTAACTTGATTTTGTTTTTCCAGTCTTTATCCACATTGCTAGCCTTAGCTACAAGCATTGTCAGAATAAAGTTGTGGCGAGCTTGTAAGATTTGAATCAACTTTTGTTCAAAGCCTAAAAGGTCATAAGAAGAGTGCGACAACTGTTCGACAGTGAGTTTTCCCTGGTCCAAAAGAGTTTTCTCTTTCAAAGCTCTTTCAATCAAAGAAAGCATCGACATTTGCGGAATTGTTGTTTTATCCAGACGATTTTTTTGTTTGTCATTCACTTCATGCAGTGTTGTAACCAACGCTAAGAAGTTTTTCTCTTTATTGTCATCTGTTGTCGGAGAAATAAAATCTTCATTCGGTGCGTATTCGTGAATTTCACGGATGAATTCACGGGCCGCAGAAGAAGCAAGCTCTTCACGGCGGGCGTCGTTATCAAGACCTTGCATGGACCATAATTGGAATTCAAAAGCCCAGTAGTATTTTACACCCAAGGCTAATTTCTTCGGCATCTCTTTGGCTTCTGTCATTTGCTCTAGGAATTCTTTACGAAGGATGGCGGCATTTCCCTGTCTAAGAGCATCGTAAAGTTCTGCTGTCTTAGAATCCAAGGCTTCGGATTTTTTATCCAAATCGCTGGTTTTCTCTTCCATGCGTTTGGTTGTTTCACTCATATCCTTGGTCGTATCGCTCATTTCGACGGTGGCTTTGTGCATATCATCGAGGTTCTTTTTCACCTCGCACGCCGACACCAAGCTGCCCACGCAGGCCAAGACCATTAGGGATTTCAGACGTGAGTCCCAAACCATAGAATCCTCCAAATAAGATGTTGAAGGGGACTAAGCAGGAAGGGTGCCATGGCGAGTAGAGCATTAAGTCTAATTGATTGAGTCAGGCTCACGTCTGCAATGTTTGTAATGTCTGACTATTTGACAGTGGCGCAAAATTTTCAGAGGACTTTGCTCAGAAAATTGCGAGTCCGCTCATTCTGCGCGTGAGAGAAGATTGTCTCTGGCGTTCCTTCTTCCATAATCTGACCCGCATCCATGAAGAACACACGGTCACTGACCTGACGGGCAAAACCCATTTCGTGCGTCACGATGACCATGGTTTTTCCACCGTGAGCGAGAGACTTGATAACATCCAAAACTTCGCCGACCATTTCTGGGTCCAGCGCTGATGTCGGTTCATCAAATAAAAGAACCTGCGGCTCCATAGCTAGCGCTCTCGCAATGGCAATGCGCTGTTGTTGTCCGCCGGAGAGTTCATTGGGGTAAGAGTCCGCTTTGTCAGAAAGGCCCACGCGTTTTAGAAGCTCGTGAGCTTTTTTTTCAGCCTCTGCGCGCGACATGTTTTTTACAGAGAGAGGTGCAAGGCAGATATTCTCAAGTGCTGTCATGTGCGGGAATAAATTGAAACGCTGAAACACCATGCCCACGTGAGCGCGCAAAAGATTTAAATCTGTTTCGGGAGCTGTCACTGTAAAGCCATCGACTTTGACGAAACCACCATTGGCTGTTTCAAGAGCGTTTAAGCAGCGAAGAAACGTGCTTTTACCGGAACCAGAGGGGCCAATCACGCAGACGACTTCGTTGTCTTTGATTTCACAACTGACGTCTTTAAGAACTTGCTTAGAACCAAAAAATTTCTGCAGATCTTTTACTTGAATCATGAGTTCTTATACTTTCTTTCAAGAATATGAACGACGTAAGACATGCCGAGCGTGATAATCAAATATATGAAGGAAATAAAAAGATACGGCTCCCAATAACGAGAGTAGGCACCAGCCGCTGTTCTTGCCGCGTAAGCAAGCTCTGCTAGTCCGATGGCAGATACCAGAGAGGAATCCTTTAGTAACATAATCGCTTCATTTCCTAATGGCGGAAGCATACGGCGAAATGCTTGAGGAATAATCACCGTTTTCATCGTTTGAAAATAGTTAAGCCCCAAAGATCTCGCGGCTTCGAATTGCCCGCGATCAATGGACTGAATTCCCGCGCGAAAGATTTCCGCGATATATGCGCCAGAGTTTAAGCTCAATGCCAACGCACCAGAAATGAAGGCCCCATATTCACGCTTTAAATACAAAGCCAAATCGCCACTGATAAGAAGTCCATTTTCCGGATGAATCAGCATCGGAACCAAGGCGAAATGAATTAATAGAATTTGAACGAAGAGAGGAGTGCCGCGAAAAAACGTGATGTAAAGTTGTGAAGGTGTTTTAACTAAAATTCTTAAAGGCCATTTCCAGGGACCGCGCTCTGCCTGGGCAATTTTACCCAATCCCAGCAGAAGTCCCAAGACTGTTCCAAAGAAAACACCGATGATAGTCAGTTCGAGAGTGGTCCAAAGCCCTTGTAAAAACAAAGGCCAGTATTCAACGATGATGTCAGTGCGAAACCACGAAAACATCAGTTCTTTTTCTCACCAAAATAAGTCTTATAAATACGATCGTAAGTGCCATCCGCTTTGATAGCAGATAAACCATCATTGATCTTCTTTAGAAGTTCCGCGTTTCCTTTTTTAACAGCGATGCCGTAGTGCTCTTTCGAAAAGCTGGCATCAGAAATCGTTTTGAAAGTTTTTGGATTGTTGGCCAGGAAGTTGTTCACAACACCATTGTCAGCAACAACGGCATCGACCCCGCCATTTTCTAGCTCTTGGAGGGCCAACGGTGTTCCTTCAAATCTTTTGATGTTGGGATTTGATTTGCCCAAAAGACGACTTGA
This region of Bdellovibrio sp. BCCA genomic DNA includes:
- a CDS encoding amino acid ABC transporter ATP-binding protein, translated to MIQVKDLQKFFGSKQVLKDVSCEIKDNEVVCVIGPSGSGKSTFLRCLNALETANGGFVKVDGFTVTAPETDLNLLRAHVGMVFQRFNLFPHMTALENICLAPLSVKNMSRAEAEKKAHELLKRVGLSDKADSYPNELSGGQQQRIAIARALAMEPQVLLFDEPTSALDPEMVGEVLDVIKSLAHGGKTMVIVTHEMGFARQVSDRVFFMDAGQIMEEGTPETIFSHAQNERTRNFLSKVL
- a CDS encoding amino acid ABC transporter permease, translated to MFSWFRTDIIVEYWPLFLQGLWTTLELTIIGVFFGTVLGLLLGLGKIAQAERGPWKWPLRILVKTPSQLYITFFRGTPLFVQILLIHFALVPMLIHPENGLLISGDLALYLKREYGAFISGALALSLNSGAYIAEIFRAGIQSIDRGQFEAARSLGLNYFQTMKTVIIPQAFRRMLPPLGNEAIMLLKDSSLVSAIGLAELAYAARTAAGAYSRYWEPYLFISFIYLIITLGMSYVVHILERKYKNS
- a CDS encoding PulJ/GspJ family protein; the encoded protein is MKKFQLKIHNTKGMTLVEVMAAVAISMVSVSVFLFLTLSNRTHKSQIDHSTLLKEILTNNVIELKGLQYADLPPLGRCLYRTYNFQGNFVSETLVSGNSEMCGIANPQENEIQIIWQTTNAGSADATFSTSSLKLPVYSDYLRKVVLHVRAQNKGAGQSLLHSQMTIFKR
- a CDS encoding PulJ/GspJ family protein, giving the protein MRKGFTVVELLLAIGLSALVISTATYLLHQFFSEHKNLEVWSSGQFEMSSALKDIEGDLRNVVRIDPKEESSRDYIGITSIDAGSEPAECLNTTGAPVLRYTSLDRKTPSERALRAWSEVDSSGKNLPKDELRISTENLATSLFTQSKAPKEIVIVDADRRYIRRYEVSRHVMHLNSPTDPYDDLPKVDSFGNPVFFNYISVFLNNPKGAANENTNKKASVFVTGSEVYNSRTYFVCLRKTDRSLIKINQATREVTVLLTNSNADFEIDRFVVGYMGTRRNVRVEPASFQFAMTGTTADCVNTVLLELYLKATQSFINRTQQNTIGETKLDILRRRTVFSPNLNMKRPLSCQE
- a CDS encoding AGE family epimerase/isomerase, coding for MSAKSNQFIEKSKKWLTEDVYPLWSSKGIDTKQGGFVESLTFEGEPMDVPRRAMVQARQIYSFLTGANLECVSKEVAAAAVRQGTRYMIEKFSSPSGAFIYSVNPDGTPKSKNPDLYTQAFALFGLAQAYAIEPNKEIKDRAKALFHYLQKDRKVAGGGYTEIDEKNGVSYKSNPHMHLFESAIAWMTVDRNDQDWKDLGHELVTLATTKFIDKSSGVLGEYFDENWNHLRENGKFIYEPGHQYEWAWLMFLYEGLTGQNLKSIRHQLFSLAEKHGTSPTRKIAFDEMWSDYTPKTQSSRFWPQCERIKAAVRLGTEVSKEEQPQYAKAADEALETLFKFFGTPKKGLWYDMLSEKDEFNGNTAKASSLYHIVNAMEEYVNLRGKLTDP